One Drosophila kikkawai strain 14028-0561.14 chromosome 3L, DkikHiC1v2, whole genome shotgun sequence genomic window carries:
- the LOC108077975 gene encoding mite allergen Der p 3-like, whose translation MNLRLLPTVSAIAIFAYLWSLVADAEPQGSAWNGHYLDNGTHYLLYEAPKIRRQDYLALANISSNPAINALESLDYLPTRIVNGKRIRCTRARYQCALHYQGSFICGCVILSHRWILTAHHCIIGSPEDYSVRAGSVQQRRGGQLRRVQKIVAHGGYNDFTMNNDIAMMKLKKPLKFNRCCRRVRLPRRRRRRRLPRCCLASGWGLASENAQNVQRYLRGVIVCKVRRRRCVRSYRKAGIKITKHMICYARKNRDTCSGDSGGPLVHKNILIGITSFGIGCARKRYSGVYTDAGDYVKWIKMVMRKH comes from the coding sequence ATGAATTTAAGGCTCCTGCCGACTGTTTCGGCAATCGCTATATTTGCCTATCTTTGGAGCCTGGTAGCAGATGCTGAGCCACAGGGTTCGGCCTGGAACGGTCACTACCTGGACAATGGCACCCATTATTTGCTGTACGAGGCGCCAAAGATCCGCAGACAGGACTATCTGGCACTGGCGAATATATCCAGCAATCCTGCTATAAATGCCCTGGAGTCCCTGGATTACCTGCCGACTCGCATCGTGAACGGCAAGAGAATCAGGTGCACGAGGGCTCGCTACCAGTGTGCCCTCCACTACCAAGGTTCCTTCATCTGCGGATGCGTTATCCTGTCGCATCGCTGGATTCTTACGGCCCATCATTGCATTATTGGTAGCCCCGAGGACTACTCTGTCAGAGCAGGATCGGTGCAACAGCGGCGAGGGGGACAGCTGCGTCGTGTCCAGAAGATCGTGGCCCACGGAGGATACAATGACTTCACCATGAACAACGACATTGCGATGATGAAGCTCAAAAAGCCACTCAAGTTCAACCGGTGTTGTCGAAGGGTAAGGTTGCCTcgcagaaggaggaggaggcgtcTGCCGCGATGCTGCCTGGCCAGTGGTTGGGGATTGGCATCAGAAAACGCCCAGAACGTGCAGCGGTATCTGCGCGGTGTAATAGTCTGCAAGGTAAGGCGCCGCAGGTGTGTAAGATCTTACCGAAAAGCTGGAATCAAGATCACCAAACATATGATCTGCTACGCACGAAAGAATCGCGACACCTGCTCCGGCGACTCGGGCGGCCCTCTGGTCCACAAAAATATCCTAATTGGAATCACGTCCTTTGGAATCGGATGCGCTAGGAAAAGGTATTCAGGGGTTTACACCGATGCTGGGGATTACGTCAAATGGATTAAAATGGTCATGagaaaacattaa
- the LOC108077965 gene encoding trypsin-1: protein MKLSALLLLLICGHKIRAKSPQERIVGGVELPIDVSPWLASISVHGNYSCSSALITSQWLLTAGHCVHYPDRYTVRAGSVSPEEGGDIREVERIILHPGFKLRTLDNDIALLKTKEPFQLGDNVQLVKLPLPGLGILPRTLLAAGWGTVNVNASDTEPRLRGTFVNVIDQRRCQRLYSRLGRPIRANMLCAAAAGRDHCYGDSGAPLVHHGSSYGIVSFAHGCADPRFPGVYTRLANYVTWIFNVLRS, encoded by the coding sequence ATGAAACTCTCGGCGCTACTTTTATTGCTCATTTGTGGCCATAAAATACGGGCTAAATCACCACAGGAGCGGATCGTAGGTGGCGTGGAGTTGCCCATTGATGTGTCACCCTGGTTGGCTTCTATTAGTGTGCATGGAAACTACAGTTGCAGCTCGGCCTTGATTACCTCCCAGTGGCTGCTGACGGCCGGGCATTGTGTCCACTATCCGGATAGATACACAGTTCGGGCAGGATCTGTGTCCCCCGAAGAAGGAGGCGATATTAGAGAGGTGGAAAGAATTATCCTGCATCCGGGTTTCAAGCTGCGAACCCTGGACAACGACATTGCTTTACTGAAGACCAAGGAACCCTTTCAGTTGGGTGACAATGTGCAACTGGTAAAACTTCCCCTGCCGGGACTTGGTATCCTTCCAAGAACACTCCTGGCCGCTGGCTGGGGCACCGTAAATGTCAACGCCAGCGACACAGAACCAAGGCTACGTGGCACTTTCGTGAATGTCATAGACCAGAGGCGATGCCAGCGGCTCTACTCTCGCCTAGGTCGTCCCATCAGGGCCAATATGCTGTGTGCGGCGGCCGCTGGTCGGGATCACTGCTACGGAGACTCGGGTGCTCCTCTAGTACATCACGGCAGTAGCTATGGAATTGTTTCCTTTGCCCACGGCTGTGCTGATCCCCGTTTTCCAGGAGTCTACACCAGGCTGGCCAACTATGTGACCTGGATCTTCAATGTCCTAAGAAGTTAG
- the LOC108077985 gene encoding trypsin beta-like, whose amino-acid sequence MNFGLIGLAVSVGLLILVANIGAQQQSLSWGGYYLDNGTHYLLYEGPRPRPKPAPLHLQRHPNFKNISTNPFINSVSTLNEFPNRIVGGHRVNVCKDCPFLCSVHYEGYFVCGCTLVSRKWCLTAHHCKFGKVGLYSVRCGTTQQKRFGQLRKIRLIVANAGYNPNTMTHDLAMLKFKKPMKYTKCVQKVLLPAPSSKPLPNVLDIWGWGLTSANAVNVQRYALGARVKRVDPKECRKDYASAGVKITPDMVCARASGKDTCSGDSGGPMTHNGVLVGTTSFGIGCARPNYPGVYAKTRSHIEWILNVMRKF is encoded by the coding sequence ATGAACTTCGGATTAATAGGACTCGCCGTATCTGTCGGGCTGCTGATCCTGGTGGCTAATATCGGAGCACAACAGCAGAGTCTTTCGTGGGGAGGATACTACCTAGACAATGGCACCCACTATCTGCTATACGAGGGACCTAGGCCCAGACCAAAGCCGGCGCCGCTGCACTTACAACGCCATcccaattttaaaaatatatccacaAATCCATTCATCAACTCAGTGAGCACGCTCAATGAATTCCCCAACAGGATTGTTGGCGGTCACAGGGTGAATGTGTGCAAAGACTGTCCTTTTCTGTGCTCCGTCCACTACGAGGGATACTTTGTATGCGGATGCACGCTCGTATCTAGAAAGTGGTGCCTCACAGCCCACCactgcaaatttggaaaggtCGGACTGTACTCGGTGCGGTGCGGAACGACTCAACAGAAGCGTTTCGGGCAGCTCCGCAAGATACGGCTAATCGTGGCCAATGCAGGATATAACCCCAATACTATGACTCatgatctagccatgttgaAGTTTAAGAAGCCCATGAAGTATACAAAGTGTGTGCAGAAGGTATTGTTGCCCGCGCCCTCGTCCAAGCCATTACCCAATGTCCTTGATATCTGGGGTTGGGGCCTCACCTCGGCTAACGCCGTGAATGTCCAGCGATATGCCCTTGGAGCACGAGTTAAGCGCGTGGATCCCAAGGAATGTAGAAAAGACTACGCAAGCGCTGGTGTGAAAATAACGCCTGACATGGTATGCGCCAGAGCATCAGGCAAGGATACCTGCTCCGGCGACTCCGGCGGTCCAATGACTCATAATGGTGTGCTAGTCGGAACCACCTCCTTCGGCATCGGTTGTGCCCGTCCCAATTATCCGGGTGTTTATGCCAAAACTAGATCCCATATCGAATGGATCCTTAACGTAATGCGTAAATTTTAG